CAGTTGAGAACGCTCATCTATATTCCTCTCGGGGGCATCCTCTCGATGCTACCGGAGCGAAGTGCTGCCGATTTCCCCGACCGAACCGGGTTCAACTTGCCCGCTCGATAGGGTCTGGATCATGTCTGACGGATCGTCGTACGACGACGACTATTACGCCTTCTCGCGGCCCGAGGCGGGCATCAAGAACAAGGTCGACACGCTGCGCGATGACCTCATCCGGCGCCAGGTGCTGCGCCGCGTCAGCGGCGGCCGGCTGCTGGATGTGGGCTGCGGTATCGGGCTTTTCTTGCAGACGATGAGCCCGCCATTTGAGCAGTGGGGCATGGATCTGTCGGAGTACGCCGTGGCGCAGTGCCGCGAGCGGCTGCCCCAGGCGCACCTTGAGGTCGCCTCGCTGTCGGACGGAATCCCATTTGACGAGCAGTTCGACGTCATCTCGGCGATCAACATCTTCGAGCACCTTGACCGCCCGCTCGACGCGGCGCGGGTGGTCCGCGCCAGTCTGCGCCCCGGAGGCCTGCTGGTCGCCCACCTGCCGACGATCGGAAATCCC
The nucleotide sequence above comes from Epidermidibacterium keratini. Encoded proteins:
- a CDS encoding class I SAM-dependent methyltransferase, translated to MSDGSSYDDDYYAFSRPEAGIKNKVDTLRDDLIRRQVLRRVSGGRLLDVGCGIGLFLQTMSPPFEQWGMDLSEYAVAQCRERLPQAHLEVASLSDGIPFDEQFDVISAINIFEHLDRPLDAARVVRASLRPGGLLVAHLPTIGNPVQARLYRGSYDQDPTHIYRPSGSAFSALVESAGFRTVWSAYAPFIGGIWRWVPAHPAFLAIFEAR